TCATCGGGCGCTACATCCTCCAGCCCGAGGTGTTCGACCATCTGGAAGCCGGCACCCGCGGGGCCGGCAACGAGATCCAGTTGACCGACGCCATGGCCAAGCTGATCGGCTCCCAGCCGTTCCACGGCCTGCGGTTCGAGGGCACCCGGTTCGATTGCGGCGACAAGGTGGGCTTCATCGAAGCGACCCTGGCGCACGCGCTGGCCCGCCCGGACATGGCGGACAAGGTGCGTGATATGCTGCGCAAGTACTGCTGATCAGAAAAACGTCATGGAAAAGACGCCCGCCGCCCCCTTGACGGGACGCGGCGGGCGTGGCTTTTCAAGCCCAAGCCTTGTCCAAGGGCACCAGCAGCGAGGACTCACATGCGCATTGCCATGATCGGCACCGGCTACGTCGGTTTGGTGTCGGGAGCGTGTTTTTCGGAATTCGGCGTGGACGTGTGCTGCGTCGATAAGGATGCCGGCAAGATCGAGCGGTTGAAGCGCGGTGAGATCCCGATCTACGAACCGGGCCTGGACGATCTGGTGGCCCGCAACGTGGCTGCCGGGCGCCTGTCCTTCACGACCGACCTGAAAGAGGCGATGGCCGGGGCCGACGCGGTGTTCATCGCCGTCGGCACCCCCACCCGCCGCGGCGACGGCCACGCCGATCTGTCGTACGTCTTTGCGGCGGCGGAGGAAGTCGCCACCCACATGGACCGCTACATGGTGGTGGTCACCAAATCGACGGTGCCGGTGGGCACGGGCCGCCAGGTGCAGGCGATCATCCGCCGCACCCGCCCGGACGCCGATTTCGACGTGGCGTCCAACCCCGAATTCCTGCGCGAAGGCTCGGCCATCGGCGATTTCCTGCGCCCCGACCGCGTGGTGATCGGCACCGAGACCGAGCGGGCCGCCGAGGTGATGCGCCAGCTCTACCGTCCGCTGTACCTGATCGAGACGCCCATCGTCATGACGGCGCTGGAAACCGCCGAGCTGATCAAGTACGCCGCCAACGCCTTCCTCGCCGTCAAGATCACCTTCATCAACGAGGTGGCGGACCTGTGCGAGAAGGTGGGCGCCAACGTCCACGACGTGGCCCGCGGCATGGGGCTGGACGGGCGCATCGGCAAGAAGTTCCTGCACGCCGGCCCCGGCTACGGCGGGTCGTGCTTCCCCAAGGACACGCTGGCGCTGGTGCGCACCGCCCAGCAGCACGGCAGCCCGGTCCGCATCGTCGAGACCGTGGTGGACGTGAACGACAAGCGCAAGAAATCCATGGCCGGGCGCATCGTCGCCGCCTGCGGCGGGTCGCTGGCGGGCAAGACCGTGGGCGTGCTGGGCGTGACCTTCAAGCCCAACACCGACGACATGCGCGATGCGCCGTCGCTGGACATCATCCCGGCGCTGCTGGCCGCGGGTGCCACCGTGCGCGCCTATGACCCCGCCGGCATGCACGAGGCGGAAAAGCTGCTGCCCGGCGTGGTGTGGGTGCGGGATGCGTACGACGCGCTGAACGGCGCCGATTGCGCCGCCATCCTGACCGAATGGAACGAGTTCCGCGCGCTGGATCTGGGCCGCGTCAAATCGCTGCTGAAGCAGCCGGTTCTGGTGGACCTGCGCAACGTCTATAATCCCCAGGAAATGGCGAAGGCCGGGTTTGCCTATACCTCCATCGGCCGCCCGCTGAACGTTCCGGCCGCCAACGAGCCGGCAACCCAAGAGGAAACGAAATGAGCGCCCCGCACACCTTCCATTCCACCGTCCTGCGCGAATACGACATCCGCGGCATCGTCGGCGACACGCTGACGGTGGACGACGCCCGTGCGGTGGGCCGCGCCTTCGGCACCGTGGTGGTGCGCAAGGGCGGCAAGACCGCCGTGGTCGGCTATGACGGCCGTCTCAGCTCCCCCGATCTGGAAGCGGCGATGGTCGAGGGGCTGATGTCCACCGGCCTGCATGTGCTGCGCGTGGGGCTGGGCCCGACGCCCATGCTCTATTTCGCCACCCGCGACCGCCACGCCGACGCCGGCATCATGATCACCGGCTCCCACAACCCGCCCGAATACAACGGCATCAAGATGATGCTGGGCAAGGGGCCGGTCTATGGCGCCATGATCCAGGAACTGGGCACCATCGCCGCGGCGGGCGATTTCGCCACCGGCGAAGGCTCGTCGGAGCAGGTGGACGTGCAGGACGAATACGTCGCCCGCATGCTCAAGGACTATGACGGCACCCGCGATCTCAAGGTCGTGTGGGACGCCGGCAACGGGGCGACGGGCGAGATCCTGCGCCGTCTGGTCGCCAAGCTGCCGGGCACGCACATCTGCCTGTTCGACGAGATCGACGGCACCTTCCCCAACCATCACCCCGATCCCACGGTGGAAAAGAACCTCGTGGACCTGAAGGCGGCGGTGGCGGAGCATGGTGCTGATCTGGGCATCGGTTTCGACGGCGACGGCGACCGCATCGGCGCCATCGACCACAAGGGCCGCGTGGTGTGGGGCGACCAGCTCGTCGCCATCTATGCCGGCGACGTTCTGAAGGACCATCCCGGCGCCACCATCATCGCCGACGTGAAGGCCAGCCAGACCCTGTTCGACGAGATCGCCAAGCTGGGCGGCACGCCGCTGATGTGGAAGACCGGCCATTCGCTGTTGAAGGCGAAGATGGCCGAAACCGGCTCGCCGCTGGCCGGCGAAATGTCGGGTCACATCTTCTTCGCCGACAAGTGGTACGGGTTCGACGACGCGCTCTATTGCGCCGTGCGCCTGATCGGGCTGGTGTCGAAGTCGGGCGGCACGCTGGCCGACCTGCGCGACCGTCTGCCGCCGGTGGTCAACACCCCGGAAACCCGGTTCCAGGTGGACGAGGTGCGCAAGTTCCAGGTGGTGGACGAGGTGAAGGCCCGTCTGGCCACCGCCGGGGCCGATGTCAACGACATCGACGGCGTGCGCGTCAACACCCCCGACGGCTGGTGGCTGCTGCGCGCGTCCAACACCCAGGACGTGCTGGTGGCCCGCGCCGAAGCCTTCTCCGACGAAGGGCTGGAGCGGCTGAAGGACCAGGTCATCGCCCAGCTTATTCAGTCGGGCATCGAAGCCCCGACCTTCTAAAGGGCGGGTTTCTTGTGTAGATGACGAAACGGCGTGTTCGGGATCACCCCGGACGCGCCGTTTTCCGTTTGGAGCAGCAGGGCAGGGGGGACGGAATGGCGGTTCTGCGTCTGGCGTTCGTGGGGGACAGCTTCGTCAACGGCACCGGCGACCGCATGTGCCTGGGCTGGGCGGGCCGGGTGTGTGCGCTGGCGGTGCTGCGGGGGCACGACATCACCCATTACAATTTGGGTGTGCGCCGCGACACCAGCGCCGACATCGCCGCCCGCTGGCGCGCCGAGGTGTCGGCCCGTCTGCCCGCCGAGTGCGATGGCCGGGTGGTGTTTTCCTTCGGCGCCAACGACGTCTGCCCCGGTGACGACGATGGCCAGCGCGTGTCCATGGCCCGCACGCTGGTCAACGCCGAGTCCATCCTGAGCGAAGCGCGGGCCCGCTGGCCGGTGCTGCTGGTGGGGCCGCTGCCCATCGCCGACGACCCGGCGGCCAGCACCCGCGCCGCCCAATTGGGCCGGGCGCTGGGCGAATTGTGTGAGGGGCTGGGCGTGCCGTACCTCAACCCCCATCCCGACATCGTGGAGTCGCGCGTGTGGCTGCGCGAAGCCCTGTCCGGCGACGGCGCCCACCCCGACGCCGGAGGGTACGAGGCGCTGGCCGCCCTGGTGGACGGGTGGGATGCGTGGCGGGCGTGGGTGCCGTAGGCGGCAGACGTCAAGGGGCGCTGCCCCTCGACACGCCCCGACAGGGGCCGGCGGCCCTTGTACCCCCCTTATTCGATCAGATCGTCGGGGCGTGGCGGATTGCCGATGCCGGAACGGGCCAGGATGGCTTTGGCCTGTCCGGGAACGGCCCGGCTGGCACGGGCGGTGAAGTAGCGTTCCGCTTCGGCTTGGGCACCGACCCGTGCGGCCAAGGCCGTGGTGATGTACTGATTGAGACTGACCCCAGCGGCCTCCGCCTGGGCGCTGGCCTCTTTCTTCAGGTCTTTGGGGATGCGAAGCGGAAACGTGCTCATGCCCTCAGCCTCCTCAACACATCGCTCGGGCGTTCGACCCGAATACCAAAAGGAATGGCGCCTGCTGTCATGTCGGCCAGATTGAAGCTGGCGATGACATCCGCCCTTCCGTTGATGGCCGTTTCCAGCACCAGATCGTCGTCGGGATCAACCGCTCCCGGCCGCCAGCGGTAATCGAAGGCAACCGGGATGCAGCACAGAGCCAGTTCATCAAGCACGGCAAGCACATCTGCTGCATCGATACCGAATTTCGCCAGATTGCCCGGACGGGTCAGCACGGCTTCGTATTCGACCATTAAGGTCGCCGATAGAAGAAGATGTGCGCCACCATCCAGCATGTCCAGAAGCAGGCGGCGGGATGCCCCCTGCTGGCTCTGGAAAGCCGCAAACATGACATCGGTATCGAGAACGATGCGCAGCATCATGACATCGTATGTGATGCCATCTCTTACCGCAACGACTCCTGCACCCCCCGCACGAAGCCCGACAGCCCCACCTGGCGGCGGCGTTTCAGGCGTTCGGCGCGCAGGATGGCCTGGACCGAGGCCACGCTTTCCTCGACGTCGGTGTTGACGATCACATAGTCGTATTCGGCCCAGTGGCTGATTTCGTCGCTGGCCTTGGCCATGCGGTGGGCGATGACCTCCGCCGAGTCTTGCGCGCGGGTGTGCAGGCGGCGTTCCAGTTCCTCGCCCGAGGGGGGCAGGACGAAGATGCTGACCAGATCCTCCCGCGCTTTTTCCGCCACCTGCTGGGTGCCCTGCCAGTCGATGTCGAACAGCACGTCCCGGCCTTCGCTCAGCTTGGCTTCCACCATTTCGCGCGGGGTGCCGTAGCAGTTGTTGAAGACGCGGGCGTATTCCAGCAGTTCGCCCGCGGCGGCCATGCGGTCGAATTCGTCCTGGCTGACGAAATAGTAATCGACCCCGTGGGTTTCGCCGGGGCGCATGGGGCGGGTGGTCACCGACACCGACATGGCGATGCCGGTGTCGCGTTCCAGCAGACGGCGGGAAATGGTGGTCTTGCCGGCGCCGCTGGGCGACGACAGGACCAGCATCAGGCCGCGGCGGTGGATGTCACGGACGCTCGTGGTTGCCATGGTCGGAAGCCTTCTTCTCTCTCTCGACGTTTCGTCACTCGATGTTCTGGACCTGCTCGCGGAACTGCTCGATGGTGGCCTTCAGCGACAGGCCGATGCGGGTCAGGTCCACGTCCTGGGATTTGGAGCAGAGCGTGTTGGCCTCGCGGTTGAACTCCTGGCACAGGAAGTCCAGGCGGCGGCCGATGGCGCCCCCCTCGGCCAGCAGGGCGCGGGCCTGCTCCACATGGGCGCGCAGGCGGTCCAGTTCCTCCCGCACGTCGCCGCGGGCGATCAGCAGGGCGGCTTCCTGGGCCAGGCGGTCTTCGGACAGGGCCGGCACCATCTCCAGCAGCGCCTGCACCTGGGCGCGCAGCTTTTCGCGCAGCGCTTCGGGCTGGGTCGTGACGTTGGCCGCGGCGGCCTCGGTCAGGCGGGCGATCTCGTCCAGATGGCCGGACAGCACGGTCAGCAGCCGCGCCCCTTCCTCGGCCCGTGCGGCGGCCAGCTTGCGGGTGACCTCGGCCAGACCGGCCTTTACGGCACCTTCCAGCTTGGTGCGGGCGTCCGATTCGTCCTCTTCCACCGTTTCGATGATGCCGCGCACGGACAGCAGCGCGTCGAGCCGCGGGGGGGCCGCCCCTTCGCCTTCGATCTCGCGGGCCACGGCCAGCACCTGGGCCAGCAGGTCGCGGTTGACGCGCACCTGCGACACGGCGGCGGTGCGGGTGACGGTCAGGGTCAGGTTGACCGAGCCGCGGGCCAGGATCTTGGGAATATCGGCGCGGGCCGCGGCTTCCACCGTGTCGAAGCCGTAGGGCAGGCGGCAGCGGATGTCCAGGGTGCGGCCGTTGACGCTCTTGGCTTCGAACGTCCAGGTGTAGCCGTCGCCATGGCCGTCCACGCGGGCGAAACCGGTCATGCTGGCGATGGTGCGGGGTGCGGTCACTCTGGCCTCTGATCGGGTGGGGGATGATAAAAAGGTGGCGTTCTTATAGCCCGGCGACAGAGCCGGCAACAACGTTGCAGCGGGGGGAGATATGAGCAAACCGGGACGCATCGTCATCACCGGCGCATCCAGCGGCATCGGTGCGGCGCTGGCGCTGCACTATGCCGCACCGGGGGTGATGCTGGGCCTGACCGGGCGCGACGCCGGGCGGCTGGCGGCGGTGGCCGATGCCTGCCGCGCCAAGGGGGCCGGCGTGGTGGCCGACACGGTGGACGTGGTGGACCGGGCGGCCCTGGCGGCGTGGCTGTCGGCCTTCGACGACGCCCACCCGGTGGACCTGCTGGTGGCCAACGCCGGCATCTCCGCCGGCAGTGGTGCTGCGGGGGAGACGGAGGAGCAGTCGCGCCGCATCTTTGCGGTCAACCTGGACGGGGTGCTCAACACCGTCTATCCGCTGCTGCCCCGGCTGCGGGCGCGGCGGCGGGGGCAGGTGGCGCTGGTGTCGTCGCTGGCGGGGTTCCGCGGCTTTCCCGGCGCGCCGGCCTATTGCGCGTCGAAGGCGGCGGTGCGGGTGTGGGGGGAATCCCTGCGGCCCCTGTTGGCCGCCGACGGCGTGGGGCTGTCGGTGGTCTGCCCCGGCTTCGTGGTCAGCCGCATCACCGACAGGAACGATTTTCCCATGCCGTTCCTGATGGGGGCGGAGCGGGCCGCCCGCATCATCGCCGATGGGCTGGCGGCCAACCGGGCGCGCATCGCCTTTCCCTGGCCCATGCGGGTGATGACATGGCTGGTGGCGGCGCTGCCGCCGGCGTGGACCGACCCGCTCCTGTCCCGCACCCCGCGGAAGGCGGCGCAGACATAAAAAAAGCCCCGCCGGTCCATCCCTGGGGCCGGCGGGGCGCTTTCGCAGCACGATCTCGGTCCTCAGTCGCGCCAGTAGGCCCAGACCGACGCGGGCGGGATGTTGCCCATGGTCCAGCCCAGCCGGTGACCCTTGATGTTCAGGGCGTCGCGGTTCAGCGGCGAATGGATCATGTAGGTGTAGAGCAGGAACCGCCCGCCCTTGGGCAGGACGCGAATCGTGGCGTCCACGATCTCCTGCTGCAGGGGCATGGGCAGGGTGACCATGGGAATGCCGATGACCACGGTGCTGACGCGCGATGCCAGGTCCGGCCCCAGCACCTTTTCCACGTTGCGGCAATCCTCGTTCAGCACGTTCACGTCGGGGAACACGCCGCGGACGTAGGATGCCAGTTCCGCGTCGATCTCGAACGAATAGATCCGGTCGCCGGACACCCCGGATTCCAGCAGCGCGCGGGTGATGGCGCCGGTGCCGGCACCGAATTCCACGATGATCTGGTCGGGGCCGCAGGCCAGATGCTCGCGGATCAGCCGGCGCAGACCCGGACCGGACGGCGTGACCGACCCCATGGACAGCGGGTTCGCCATCCAGCGCTGGAAGAACAGCCACGCTGCCGGCGGCTTCTTCGCCTTTTTCGCCTTATCCGCGGTGATTTCCGTTGGTGTCATTGATCGGCCTTTCGCCGGAGTGTGTTGAACCGAGAGGCTGGGGTGACAACAAGCGACGGCAGCGGAATATCCCCACTTCGATATTCCACGTCGCGTTTATGTCCGAAAGCGGGGTCTGCTGCAACAAACGCAACGGACCTATCCTATTCCGCCGCACCGTTTGCCATGAGTTCGTGACCCGCGTATGACAGTCCGCTGGCCACCGCCATGAAAAACACCACGCCCGCCAATCCCAGTCCCAATCCGGCCCCCACGGCCCCCCCGTCCCGTTCGATCAGGCCCAGGGCCAGCAGCAGCAGGGCGAAGCCCGGCAGCCACCCCGTCAGCGGCAGCGGCACGAACGCCGCCAGCGCCAGCACGAAGACCATCACCCCGAACCAGCGTTCCCCGTCGATGTCCGCCAGCCGCAGCCAGCGGGGCCGCAGCAGCCGTTCGATGGACCGCAGCCGCGGCAGCACCGCGTCCAGCATGGCGCCTGCGGCCTTGGTGGACACCGACCGGCGCAAGAGCCACCCCGGCAGCACCGTATCCCCCCGCCCCAGCATCAGCCGCAGCGAGAACAGCAGCACCGGCGTGTTGAACAGCACCGATACCCCCAGCGGCACCGGCGCCACCGTGGGCAGGGCCAGCGCCAGCAGCACCGTGCCCAGCGAACGGTCGCCCAGCGCGGTGATCAGATCGCCCAGGCTGACCCGCCCCGCCGGCATGTCCGCGCGGAACGCGGCCAGCACGTCGGACGTGCGCACACGGTCATGGTCGGCGGGGTGGGGATCGCCGATGCGGGGTTCCCGGTGATGATCCTCGATCCCGCTCATGCGCCGATGCCGGCCTCCGCCGCCGCGGCCTCATAGGCGTCGGCGGCGGTCAGCCACGCGTCCTCCGCCTCGGCCAGTTTCTTCTGCACGGAGCCCAGTTCGATCTGCAGCTTGGTCAGCGCGTCCGCCGGGCCGGTGTAGAGGGCGGGGTCGGCCAGCTTCGCCTCGATCTTCGCCTTGTCCCCGCTCAGCTTGGTCACGCGCTTTTCGGCGTCGGTGACCGTGCGCTTCAGCGGCGCCAATGCGGCGCGCGCCTCGGCCGAGGCGCGGCGCTGGTCCTTGCGGCTGGGGCCGGCGTCGGCGCCGCGGGCATCGGCACGTTCGCCGCGCGCCTTGTCCAGCAGCAGCTTCTTGTAATCCTCCAGATCCCCGTCGAACGGCTGGCAGGTGCCGCCGTCCACCAGCCACAGCCGGTCGGCGGTCAGTTCCACCAGATGGGGATCGTGGCTGATGAGGATCACCGCGCCGTCATAGGCGTTGATGGCCTGCACCAGCGCCTCGCGGCTGTCGATGTCCAGATGGTTGGTGGGTTCGTCCAGCATCAGGATGTGCGGCGCCTCGCGGCTCATCAGCGCGAACAGAAGGCGGGCCTTCTCGCCCCCCGACAGGCTGCCGATCACCGTGTCCGCCTTGGCCTGGGGGAAGCCGAAGCGGCCCAGATGGGCGCGCACCTTTTCCTCCGGCGCCTGGGGCATGGTGCGCTGGACCTGCGTGACGGGCGTCACGGACAGGTCCAGCTCCTCCGCCTGATGCTGGGCGAAATAGCCGACCTTGATCTTGCCGGACTTGCGCATCTCCCCGTCCATGGTGGCGAGCCGTCCGGCCAGCAGCTTCACCAGCGTGGATTTGCCGTTGCCGTTGGCGCCCAGCAACGCGATGCGGTCCTCCATGTCGATGCGCAGGTTGAGCCGCCGCAGGATCGGCTTGCCGTCATAGCCCACCGTGGCGTTTTCCAGCGCGATCAGCGGCGGGTTCAGCGGCTCGGGCGAGGGGAAGTTGAAGGCGATGGCCGATTCCTCTTCGATCGCCGCGATGGGCTCCATCTTTTCCAGGAGCTTCATGCGGCTCTGCGCCTGCCGGGCCTTGGTGGCCTTGGCGCGGAAGCGGTCGATGAAGTCCTGGATGCGCTTGCGCTCGGCGGCCTGCTTGGTGGCCATGGCCTGGGTGCGCTCGATGTTGGCGCGGCGGGTGGCCACGAACTGGTCGTAATTGCCGCCATAGGTCACCAGCTTGCCCTGGTCCACGTGGATGGTGGTGGTGGGCACGCTGTTCAGCAGGTCGCGGTCGTGGCTGACCAGCAGGATCGTGTGGGGATAGCCGCGCAGGTAGCTTTCCAGCCACAGCGTCGCTTCCAGATCCAGATGGTTGGTGGGTTCGTCCAGCAGCAAAAGGTCGGGGCGGGCGAACAGCACACCGGCCAGCGCCACGCGCATGCGCCAGCCGCCGGAGAAGTCGGAGCAGGGCCGGGTCTGCGCCTCGGCGCTGAAGCCCAGGCCCGACAGGATCTGGGCGGCGCGGGCGGGGGCCGAATGGGCCTCGATGTCGGCCAGCCGCGTGTGCACCTCGGCGATGCGCATGGGGTCGGTGACGGTTTCCGCCTCCGCCAGCAGGGCGGTGCGTTCGGTGTCGGCGGCCAGCACGGCGTCGATGAGCGTGGTGGGGCCGCTGGGCGCCTCCTGCGCCACCATGCCCATGCGGGCGGTGGCGGGGATGGAGATGGAGCCGCCGTCGGGGGCATAGTGCCCGGCGATGAGCTTGAGCAGGGTGCTCTTGCCGGCACCGTTGCGCCCGACCAGCGCCACCCGGTGGCCGCGGGGCACCACGGCGGTCGCCTGATCGAACAGCACCCGTCCGCCGAAGCGGAACGTCAGATTATTGATATGAAGCATGGCACCGCCGGTTTAGCACGGGCGCGGGTATGCGGAAAACCGTCATGGTACTGTCCCATCATGCCGGTTGCCGACGCCGCCGTGCCCCATTATAACCCCGCTCACCCATAGCACCCTTTCCAACGAAAATCTTTCTATCAGGAGGTCCACCATGGCCGTCGAACGCACCCTGTCGATTCTGAAGCCGGACGCCACCCGCCGCAACCTGACCGGCAAGATCAACGCCCGCTTCGAAGAAGCCGGCCTGCGCATCGTCGCCCAGAAGCGCGTCCTGCTCTCCCAGGCCCAGGCCGAGGAATTCTACGGCGTCCACCGCGAACGCCCGTTCTTCAAGGATCTGGTGGCCTTCATGATCTCCGGCCCGGTGGTCCTGCAGGTGCTGGAAGGCGAGAACGCCATCGCCCGCAACCGCGAGATCATGGGCGCCACCAACCCGGCCAACGCCGCCGAAGGCACCATCCGCAAGGATTTCGCCGAATCGATCGACGCCAACTCGGTCCACGGCTCGGACGCCCCGGAAACCGCCGCGGTGGAAATCGCCTACTTCTTCTCCGGCCTGGAGCTGGTGGGCTGAGATCAGCCGCCGCTCCGCTGCCGCAGCGGATGATGGAATGGGCCGCTTCCCCCCGTGGGAAGCGGCCTTTTTCATGGCCCGTGGACAGGCCGCCCGTTTGGCGCTATCTGGGAAGATAAGAGGCCACGATACGCCGTCAGCGGAGAGTGCAGGCGATGGATTACACCGGAAAGCCGAAACCGATCGTCCTGTCCCTGCTGGAGCCGGTAACGCCCCAGACCGGCGGCGCCAACGATCTGGGCGACGAAGCGGTGGTGACGCTGCTGGTGCGCAGCTATGTGGACCGCTGTCTCGATTCCTTCCACGACGCCCTGACCGGCGCGCGCACCCAGGACGACGCCAGCGAGGACATCTACGCGGTCGCCATGGCGCTGAACGACCTGTTCCTGGGGCTGGAGCCGTTTGAGGCGGTGACGCTGCACCCGTGGAACGACCCGGACCAGCTTGGCGTGTTCCTGCGCGACACGCTGGACCTGGATTTCCCCCCGGATGAATGCGTGCGCGCGGCCCTGGTGCTGCTGGCCACCCACGTCATGGACATCCTGCGCAAGCCCGAAGAGGAACGCGGGCCGGAGATCGAGGCGCTGATCGTCGAAACCCGCGACCTGCTGATGGGCCGGCTGGCGGACGAGGGCGGGGACAATCCCTTCACCCTCATCTGAAGATTATCTTATCTCCCCAGCGTGGCGGCCAGGGCGGCTCCCACCTCGGCAATCGCCTGGTTGCGGGTGTCGATGGTGCCCTTGGTGCCGGTCAGATAGACGGCGGCGATCACCGGCTGGCGCTCCGGCGGCCAGATCACCGCGATGATGGAGCGCGACCCGTGGCCACCGGCCCCGGTGCGGTCGGCCACCCGCCACCCTGACGGCAGGCCGGCGCGCAGCAGCGGGCCGCTGACCGCGTTGCCCAGAAGCCAATCGGTCAGGCGCTGGCGCGACGGCGGCGTCAGAACATCGCCCAGCACCAGCCGCTGAAGGCTGGCCGCGGCCATGGCCGGGGTGGTGGTGTCGCGGGGGTCGCCGGGGCTGGCCTCGTTCATCTCCGGCTCCCAGCGGTCGAGCCGGGTCTTTTCGTCACCGATCGAGCGCATGAAGGCGGTGAAGCCCGCCGGGCCGCCGATGCGTTTCAGCGCGGCGTTGGCGGCGGCGTTGTCGCTCTGGACCATGGCGGCGGCGCAGACCTCGGCCACGCTCATCCCCGGCCCGCCCGCCACCTTTTCCACCACGGGGGAGTGGGACACCAGATCGCTTTTGGCGAAGGTGACGATCCGGCCCAGATCCTCCTGCCCCCGGTCAACCCTCGCCAGGACGCCGGCACAGGCGAACGCCTTGACGGTGCTGTTGAGGGGGAAGCGTTCTCCGGCCCGGTGCGTCCAGGTCCGCCCGGTCTGGGTGTCGAGGATGAAGGCGCCCACCCGCCCCCCCAGCCGCTGTTCGATGGACCGGAAGCTCTGGCCCAGCGGCGAGGTGTCGGACTTTTCCGCCGCCATGACCGGGGACGACAGGCAAAGCGCGCCAATAACGGCAAAAATGCCGAGAGATTTCATGCGGCGGTGCAAACGGAACCCGTTGGCACCCTGGATCATTCCAGCGCCTTTGGTGATGATATTCTTCATTTTTTCTTCCAGAATTTCGATTGTATCTGGGATACGATCCGTTGATGCCGGCAGCGGTGATGCATCCGTCATGGAAAATTGCCCCGATACACGGTGTCGGTGCAAAGGATCATTCCTTGGGTTAGACCCGAGAAAAATTTGGGGGCAGGGCAACACTGATGGAAATCTCGCAACTGCCGCTCAACGCCCTGCGCGCGTTCGAGGCGTCGGCGCGTCTGTGCAGCTTCACCCGCGCCGGGCTGGAACTGAACGTCACCCAGACGGCGGTCAGCCATCAGGTAAGGGCGCTGGAGGAGATGCTGGGGATCACCCTGTTCGAACGGCTGCCCCGCGGGCTGGCGCTGACGGAGGAGGGGCACGCGCTGCTGCCGGTGCTGACCGACGCCTTCCGCCGCATGGGCGCCATCCTCAGCCAGCTCGAAGAGGGGAATTTCCACGAGATCCTGACGGTGGGGGCGGTCAGCACCTTTGCCGTCGGCTGGCTGTTGCCGCGGCTGGCGCGGTTCCAGCGGGCGCACCCGTCCATCGACCTGCGGCTGAAGACCAACAACAACCGCGCCGACATGCTGGCCGACGGGCTGGATTTCTTCATCCGTTTCGGGCACGGCGCATGGCACGGAACGGACGCCGTGCCGCTGGTGGAGGCCCCGCTGGCCCCGGTCTGCGCCCCCGCCCTGGCGGCGGGGCTGTCGGAGCCCGCGGACCTGCTGAAGCTGCCGCTGCTGCGTTCGTACCGCCGGGACGAATGGACCCTGTGGTTCCGCGCCGCCGGGCTGGAGGTGGCGAATCCGCGGGGCTGGATGTTCGATTCGTCCATCGCCATGGTGGAGGCGGCGGCGCAGGGCGCCGGTGTGGCCCTGGTCCCCGCCGCTTTGTTCGCCAGCGACATCGCATCGGCCCGGATCGTCCAGCCCTTTGCGGTCACGGTGCCCACGGGCCGCTATTGGCTGACCCGTCTGATCTCCCACCCCGAAACCCACGCCATGCAGGCGTTCCGCACCTGGCTGCTGGAAGAGACCGGATAAGGGAGTGGGGCGCGGGCGGCAGCCCGGCGTTCAGAGCCGCGCCACACCCACCATCAACACCCCCACCAGCCCGGCCAGCAGCAGCGCCGCCACGGCGGTGAGTGCCTGCGCCTTTCTGATGTCGGCGGGGGTGGCCTTTGCCCGTCCCTGACCGACCCAGGGATCGTTGACGGTGACGCCACCGTCCTTGTGCGGCCCCGCCAGCGCCAGATCCAGCGCCCCCGCCATGCCGGCCAGCGGCCAGCCCATGTTGAGGGAGGGATGAAGCCGTGCGTCGGTGCCCAGGGTGCGCAGGGCGGACCCCAGGCGGCCCCCGGTGAACGGGGCGCCCAGCGCCAGCAGCAGC
This DNA window, taken from Azospirillum fermentarium, encodes the following:
- a CDS encoding class I SAM-dependent methyltransferase, with protein sequence MTPTEITADKAKKAKKPPAAWLFFQRWMANPLSMGSVTPSGPGLRRLIREHLACGPDQIIVEFGAGTGAITRALLESGVSGDRIYSFEIDAELASYVRGVFPDVNVLNEDCRNVEKVLGPDLASRVSTVVIGIPMVTLPMPLQQEIVDATIRVLPKGGRFLLYTYMIHSPLNRDALNIKGHRLGWTMGNIPPASVWAYWRD
- a CDS encoding ABC-F family ATP-binding cassette domain-containing protein, whose translation is MLHINNLTFRFGGRVLFDQATAVVPRGHRVALVGRNGAGKSTLLKLIAGHYAPDGGSISIPATARMGMVAQEAPSGPTTLIDAVLAADTERTALLAEAETVTDPMRIAEVHTRLADIEAHSAPARAAQILSGLGFSAEAQTRPCSDFSGGWRMRVALAGVLFARPDLLLLDEPTNHLDLEATLWLESYLRGYPHTILLVSHDRDLLNSVPTTTIHVDQGKLVTYGGNYDQFVATRRANIERTQAMATKQAAERKRIQDFIDRFRAKATKARQAQSRMKLLEKMEPIAAIEEESAIAFNFPSPEPLNPPLIALENATVGYDGKPILRRLNLRIDMEDRIALLGANGNGKSTLVKLLAGRLATMDGEMRKSGKIKVGYFAQHQAEELDLSVTPVTQVQRTMPQAPEEKVRAHLGRFGFPQAKADTVIGSLSGGEKARLLFALMSREAPHILMLDEPTNHLDIDSREALVQAINAYDGAVILISHDPHLVELTADRLWLVDGGTCQPFDGDLEDYKKLLLDKARGERADARGADAGPSRKDQRRASAEARAALAPLKRTVTDAEKRVTKLSGDKAKIEAKLADPALYTGPADALTKLQIELGSVQKKLAEAEDAWLTAADAYEAAAAEAGIGA
- the ndk gene encoding nucleoside-diphosphate kinase, yielding MAVERTLSILKPDATRRNLTGKINARFEEAGLRIVAQKRVLLSQAQAEEFYGVHRERPFFKDLVAFMISGPVVLQVLEGENAIARNREIMGATNPANAAEGTIRKDFAESIDANSVHGSDAPETAAVEIAYFFSGLELVG
- a CDS encoding SDR family NAD(P)-dependent oxidoreductase, producing the protein MSKPGRIVITGASSGIGAALALHYAAPGVMLGLTGRDAGRLAAVADACRAKGAGVVADTVDVVDRAALAAWLSAFDDAHPVDLLVANAGISAGSGAAGETEEQSRRIFAVNLDGVLNTVYPLLPRLRARRRGQVALVSSLAGFRGFPGAPAYCASKAAVRVWGESLRPLLAADGVGLSVVCPGFVVSRITDRNDFPMPFLMGAERAARIIADGLAANRARIAFPWPMRVMTWLVAALPPAWTDPLLSRTPRKAAQT
- a CDS encoding YicC/YloC family endoribonuclease, whose protein sequence is MTGFARVDGHGDGYTWTFEAKSVNGRTLDIRCRLPYGFDTVEAAARADIPKILARGSVNLTLTVTRTAAVSQVRVNRDLLAQVLAVAREIEGEGAAPPRLDALLSVRGIIETVEEDESDARTKLEGAVKAGLAEVTRKLAAARAEEGARLLTVLSGHLDEIARLTEAAAANVTTQPEALREKLRAQVQALLEMVPALSEDRLAQEAALLIARGDVREELDRLRAHVEQARALLAEGGAIGRRLDFLCQEFNREANTLCSKSQDVDLTRIGLSLKATIEQFREQVQNIE
- a CDS encoding exopolysaccharide biosynthesis protein, yielding MSGIEDHHREPRIGDPHPADHDRVRTSDVLAAFRADMPAGRVSLGDLITALGDRSLGTVLLALALPTVAPVPLGVSVLFNTPVLLFSLRLMLGRGDTVLPGWLLRRSVSTKAAGAMLDAVLPRLRSIERLLRPRWLRLADIDGERWFGVMVFVLALAAFVPLPLTGWLPGFALLLLALGLIERDGGAVGAGLGLGLAGVVFFMAVASGLSYAGHELMANGAAE